DNA from Megachile rotundata isolate GNS110a chromosome 8, iyMegRotu1, whole genome shotgun sequence:
atagaattttcatGAACAATATAATTCTAcaatataatgtgaattataGAATTGTGGAACTTTCAATgaacaatataattttacaatataatgtaaattatagaattgtagaattttcatGAACAATATAAttctacaatataatataaattatagaattgtggAACTTTCAATgaacaatataattttacagtataatgtaaattatagaattgtagaattttctatgaacaatataatttacaatataatataaattatagaattgtaaaACTTTCATTAACAATATAATTCTATGTCAAACGTTATCTCATAGTCAAACGTTAAATCTGTTATATCATTGAAGCCTAACCGCAGTCGCAGCTCGTCCGCCATTACATCAATTCCTATCTTTCCTACAGTTGATGGCAATATAAGAatcaattatatcaaatttatttattgatcaCTTAATTTCATAACTTCAAAAATATTACCAtactaaaaatttgtagaattgcaCATTTTTGGACTACTCCCGTCACTCAGGAGAGAAAGAATGGTTCTACCAGAAGAACATGCTGAATCCGTCGGAGCTGCGTCGAGATAACTACGAGTCCAACGAACAAAACGATGGAAAGTACATAGTGATCGGTACATCAAGCAATAATAATCGAAACATTCCTAGTTTGTATAATGATGAAGAACCTTGTAAACCGGCTGTAAAAGTTGAACAGGACGACTCCTCGAAATCACCGAAGCAGGACGGAGATAACTGATTAAAGAAACTACGAAAATTGCTTTAAACATATTCTAAACTTATGTAGAAAGTATTGCTGAAGTTTAAATAATCTTAGTATAGATAAGTCATTCGaatgattaatattaatttcttgaTACATTTATGTGCGATATTGTAACATTCTTTTCTATATGTTTTACTGTAGTTTGCAAGATACGTTCATTATGACATGTACATGCTTTcagtttgtttaaaaaatacattTGTACGTTCTACTTAtacagaattttaagaattaactcctgtatgtgtatgtacacatgtacgTTCTACTCATGGCCTATTTATGcagcaatattttaaaaattaatttctatatgtatatgtacatatgtacgttCTACTCATGGCTTATTTATGcagcaatattttaaaaattaactcctgtatgtatatatacacatgtacGTTCTAATGGCCTATGcagcattttaaaaattaattcctatatgtatatatacgttCTAATGGTCCATGCAGCATTTTAAAAATCAACTCCTATACAATTAAACTCAAATTTTTGTTCCTAAAAGAATGTAAGATCAAAGAAAAGAACGTAAAGTGATGACCCAACATCCGAAGATACAAGTTGAGCGATGTCCGACCGTCAATAAATGGAATTAATCGCTTCCGTTTCTGTGTAAGGATCCCACCGGTAGAATGCAATTTGTAAATAAAGGAACAAAGGTAGGTACGTCGATGGTAGTTTATCTcagcgattgtaattgtggatgTTTATTGTAGACGAACGAGTAGGAGGCGGCATTCTTCAAACGCGATAAAGGAACATCATGGACCTCCCAATCCGTCAGGTGAGCTACCTAACCGGCAGGTAGTGACGAGAATCCGTATCGTAAACGAGTCGTGCAACCGGTGAGTCGTTGCATCGGTTTTTCGAGGTAAAGGTCCTCTTTTTATTGCCCTAGCCACCGTTGATGCATCCGGGTagaatcgcaaccatgcaactTATCGActactttttcttttaattagtcGGCACCCATAAATCCATAAAAGTTGTATAAATAGAAATTGGTGATGTCTAAGATGTATGATATTTCAGGAAAGCTGCTACCTTGAGCTGTTACTTTGAGAAGAAACACGTTTACTTGTGGACAGCGAGAAGAGGAAGATTTTGAATCAACAACCACATCTTATTTATTGCGTTTAGATTTAATATAAAGAAACGTAACGTGTTCCTACTTATTTGAACTACTTCCAATTTGCTGTAAAACGCTCCGCTAATAATCGAACTGCAGAGAGCTGTCGAACAAATTACGAATCTCCGTCGACGGGTTCGTTTAACAACGATCACAGTCCGTTACACGTCCGTAGCTGCGCATCGGCGATATCGCGACTTTTCCCTTCACAAAATTACTAGCACAAATATCTGTCAGGGCTGAATGGTTACTTTACCGGCCAAAAGCGCGCGCGATGGCAAACAAGAAACGGTCCTGGTCAAATATCTACTCGCGATACATCGGCCAGTCGACGTAACTTGCTGTTGATTTTTGTCATTTGACTCGAAATGGTCAGTCTGTCTGTCTGGCTGTCTGTTCGTCGAACGGTTAACTGTTCCATCTGCAACGATAGCTCTCTGACGTTCAACTTTGAGTAACCTTGGAATACTGTAGGCTGCAAAAATTATATCAGCGACAAACAAGTGTTAAATGATAAATAAGCGTTGAATGATAAACAGAATGAGAGTTGAATGATAAACAGAATAAGAGTTAGACAATAAGCAAAAATAATTTGAGGTTTCACAAGGGATGTGTAAATCCTTACTGAGTTAGGGATTAAAGAACTTGGAAAAATGTTTTCAAGCATCAGACATTTTGTCAACGATAGCAGAGGATCCTCGAATTATTTTGACAAGTACGAAGAATCATTGTAAATTTACCAGTTCAGCTGGTCCGGTGTcttctgtatttccaaattttccaaatcgcaCAACATCAGGACACTCGCGATCGCTAAACAAATCCGAGTGCACGAACATCCGTCACCGCAAACTCCGATCTTTATTTTTGATCGAATGGACCGGTAGTTCCTTCCGTCGAAAAAACCGCGAACTGCCGTTGGAAGACGACAATCCATGGTCCGTCGAGCAAACAAACGTCAAAGGCCGCGtcgaagaaagagaagaaatagaaaaaagtGTGAACGTGGAGCTCGAGGAGATACCAAGCGAAGACGATCGACGACTGTCGCGTGGGCGGACTGACGGACCTCGTGCTTTCCAGAGGATCGACCAACCGACGTGGAATCGTAAAATGGTAGCGTGCATGGATTGGCCGATGAAGCAGCGAAAAGGCGGCGACCGATGTCCTCCGTCGAGGAAAAAACCGTCCGAACGCCAGTGGAGTCGGTCTGGACGAATGCAGAGGCTCGTGGCCAATCGTGTAGGCCCGTTTCGAGGCCTCCTGGCCGCCATCTTGCCCCCGGAGTTTCCTAATTTACAGTTTAATTAGCGTCCAAGGAACAGGAGAACCGTGCACGGGCATCGATTGGACGGTTCACCGAAGGTACCATCGTCGAACAGAGGAGAAGAAACGTCGTCGAACAGAGACGACGATATGTCAGCAGTCAGTCTTCGGTCTCGTCTTCGCCGACTAGTGTGAAATATCGCGCCCAAGTGTTACGAGCACGACCACGCGGCTACGGAATCGGATAGTCCTCGCGAACGGATAATACTCCCCGTCCCTTTTCACTTTTCTCGACATCCTTGAGAATCGGTAATTCTTCATCGAACTGTATCAAGCGGAAGTTCTTTTCTCGGGTAAGTGCAAAACCGACACCCGATAACAACCGCTTGTATCTCTTATTTATGCGTAGGTACACTAGTGGACAGAATTGTAACTCCAAAATTACCGGGATAAGGACTTAAGGTGGTTGTATCGCGAAAGTTGGTCACTTTGACAAATGAGGTAATCGTGgtgattattaatatacatgttACTACATgtattattacattaatataCATGCTATTTTAAATTCAGTTAATTCCTTTCAAATGATActaataattagttattaatattatgtacatCCAAAGTTTGAAGAAGTTTCGTAATAAAGGTTTGTGATACAACTACCTTAATATCATACTTAATGACAAAATAAATAGTGAAACAGTAGTGTTGGTAACTCGAACCCATAACAACCCTAACGTGCACCTCTCCTTCCAGGATTTTGAATCATCGAAACAGAAGAACTAGTGCAACATCTTCCGAGTCCCGAAACTCGGAAGGAAGAACCCAGAAGGTCGAAGAGGAAGAAAATGCAGCCGGCACCAGCCACTCCTGGTTCTCCAGCCCGCTCGTCCTGTTGCGAAAGAGAGCGCGAGAGGGAAGCGCACGAAGAGCGCGAAAGGGATCGAAACAACAGAATCGGCAGACAAAATCGAGGAACGCCTGAAGAAGATCGCGAAGAACAGAACGAAGATAGAATGGTGGTTTCTGGACAGAATCTGGCTGGCATGACGGTCAGCGGAAATCAAGGACTACCTCTTTCGTTGTCGCTCGAGGACAGAGATCTTTGGACCAAGTTCCAGTGCCTCACCAATGAAATGATTGTTACCAAAAACGGAAGGTGAGGGAAAATTTCACTGGAAATGGGacttaaaaattgaagtgtGGTTTGAAATACAAACGGTACTGTAATTGGCGATGCGATTAGGTAAATTTTTTCGTGAAATGCCTACGGAAAGATTTCTATTTACTAATTATTCGTGGAATATTCATCCGGATGAATCATCTAAATTCTCGTAACGTTTTGTAACAATCCTTTTTTTCCATTCTGCACGTTCATTTTTTCTACTCCTCTGTGCGGTGTATATGAACTATTATTTTTACCTTCTACCTTGTTCGCACCCATGCtctaattaatacatttttacgcGCGACGGAGAGCCATCTTGGGATCTTTCTACGAGATGATTCTTCGACGTTTCTTCAACGCTGCTATTTTAAACGTGCAAATAACGCGGTCATCATTGATGCTTAGTGGATTAATTACTTCTTGTTGATTATTACTCGATGACTGCTTAACCATTGCATTGTAAGAGCCTACAGAATTATGTCTCATAAACAACTCATTACAATTGATACTCATTACGCTTGGTACTTACAATTGATCTATGAATTTAGTAACAAATtggtaattttacaaaatcataaaagtttttaaatataacaattgtCGATCTTACAACATTTTATCCACGCTGTATTTCGTTATATTATTTAACAGCTACTGTTATCAGTCATAAAGTAACAATATGCGCAACTGTAGGCAATCAAAATCGAATAAGTTATTAGTGACAACATAACGTTTGTCATAAACCGAATGAAAGGAAAAAGAGTGAAAAAACCGGACAAGGTTGTCGCGAGCCGGCGCGGCGGATCAAAAGATATTCGTTAGATTGTATCCGACTACTTTTTACGATTGGTATATTATTAAAAAGGATTACAGTTTGTCGACCGCGTTCTTCATGAGCAGGCAAACTGTCCGCAGGTTACAGCTCAACCGGAGAATGTTTTACGCAGGATTTCGTGAGCatcgtaaaattttattaccgCCGGCTCGATTCTTTCTGCTGTTCGCCGCCTTCGGTGTTACTTTCATTAGTGTTTATACAATTTCCGTTCCTTCTGGGCCGCGAGTTTCGTTATCATTCTACAGAATTATCATCTGGTAGCTAGTACCATCAAATGTTCAATTTAGATCGAGATAACACGTTCTCGCGGAAGGTCattcattctttttatttccaGACGAATGTTCCCGGTTGTTAAGGTTGTTGCGCGAGGACTAGAGCCGAAAGCTATGTACACTCTTCTGCTGGAGTTCGTTCAGGTGGATCCACACAGGTAATTCACAATTACTCGTGGTGGACGTCGTAAATTGTTATCTCATCTTTTTCCTGGAGCAACGGTACTGAGCGCGATTCTAAACTGATTAGAACATTATTTTGCATACAATGTCGGACTGAATTTATGTAACCTCTATTTATCAAAGTGATCACCAAATTTATTTCTGACAGATGGAAATACGTGAACGGAGAGTGGGTGCCAGGTGGAAAGGCAGAGGTGGCTCCTCCGAACCCGATTTACATTCACCCCGAGAGTCCGAACTTTGGATCCCATTGGATGAAGGAGGCTGTGTCGTTCGCGAAGGTGAAGCTGACGAACAAATCGAACGGCAACGGGCAGATAATGTTGAATTCCTTGCACAAATACGAGCCCCGTGTTCATCTAGTTCGAGTAGACGCTGTGGAACAAAGAACGGTATAAATAAGTTACCATTGTGCGCAAAGTGGAGATtttgatttatgaatttgtccaGGTGCTCACTTACCGTTATCCTGAAACACAATTCATAGCGGTGACGGCCTACCAGAACGAAGAAGTGACGAACCTGAAGATAAAATACAATCCTTTCGCTAAAGCGTTTCTTGATGCTAAGGAGAGGCCTGCTGATCCACAGACTTACCCACAGTGTTAGTAAATTTTTCTTAAACAGAAATGGTACAGTAACAGAGatgtataaatgaaataaatttacagACACCGGGGCTTGGTTTTTGCCGCAACCTACCATGGGGTACGAGTACAACACCGCCATCGCGGCTGCTCAAAACCAGGCATCAGTGACGGTCAACAATCATCTCTCTAATCCCTGCACCGTCTCCACGGCTGGCCACAGGAATACCTGCAGGTCGACGCCGTATACCCTCAGACACAAGTACATTCAAGATGGTAAGTCCTTAAGCTTATTCATTTTCTATAATAgtgttctataatttttaatctgCAAAGTCAATAAAAGAATCAGCTAACTTTTTGCTTTTTGTTACACAGCATACGTAGCAACGCCAGGTTGGTCGCCAAGAAGTCCAGAGTCCCTGCAAAACTTGAACCCAGCCTGTTTACCTGCATCGCAAGAGTGGCCCACTTCTCCGTCGCCGTCGCCCACCTCGTCGTCGCACTCGGTGTTCAGTAGAGGCGTCGTTGGTACCGCGTCACCTACCACAGCCACAGGGTGCACCTTATACGTGCCTTCGAATCTGTCTTCTGTTCCTCAAGAGCACAGCCATTGCACTGATACCTCCGCTTGGATCCACCCGACCGCTCTCTCggaacagcaacagcagcagcaacaatcCTACTTGAATCTCAATCTGCACCTGCATCATCAGATGTCGTCGTACGCGTCGATTCCACATACGGGATTGCATCATTCGTTGCATCCAAATGGCACGGATGCAGTCCCTCCGGTTGATGAATATGTTGTCCACGAGTATCACGCCTCGCCTGTTCAATCGACGACGCCTGACCGTCATCCTCAACATCATCACTCTCAGATGTTGCACCTGCAACCGATACAGCAGACCGGGACGGTGTCTCCCGTTAGTGTCGAATACGACGCTCCCCCCAAGGACCATCatatatctgttaattattcGGATCAAAATACGGACACGTTGAATGATGTGCAGTCCGATGAGAATAGGAGATATCTGACGACGGTCATTGATAGACATCATCGACAAGACTCCGATATCGCGGCTAATGATCATCAAACTACGGCTTGGACGCCTCTGACACCACCTCCTGCTCCACAAACTACGGCGATTTGATCGAAGTACGTTATGGTTTCGTTACGAAATAGAAATACTATttgatttttatacatattatccCGATAGTCAAGTGAATACTAGGGATCTGCGAGTAGCCTAATGTCAAAGATTTAGATTGGCTGCGGATGAATTTGAGGAGgtgtaactttgaaaatgttTCTAATGTGAAGTATACGACCTAGATAAGTAGTTCGTATTCGCACATCCCTAGAGATTACATATTAATTTGTCGCGGTACCCAATTGAGTGCAATACAAACAAttgataacttgaaatattttggTAACATGAGAAGTGGATGTGAAGGGTACAGGCACAGAGAAGTTTTATTTAGTGCTTGattcataaaaaattgaatatcgaTTTCTCAGAAATAAATCCGTCCCAAGATCGTGTCTTAATATTTTTAGATGATATGTATTAAGGATAatcattgaaataaaatatgctaAACGTGCACATATCGTTTCACCTTCCTGAAAGATAAAAGATGTACAAAGAAATGTTGCAACGATTTGCTCATACATgatgtacaataatttattcataGACAGATGCTCATACCTATTCAGCTCCTCTTTTTTACACTGAAAGCAATGAAGGCACTTTCACATTTTGTTCGTAAGAACTTTCTAAAagtttatatacaaatataaacttGTAACTGTACGTGTAcaggaaataatttaatttgatcgTAGCGACaatttacaattacaaaaaattttaataaatcaatgatttatataattacaaaatggtACACtgaaaatgtatatattaaaatatttttcatttcaggAAGTATCCAGATCCTATCCAATTCCTTTGCACATAATATCATAAATAATATCTACttcttaatgaaatttttttaaacttctataCATTTATACAAACTGAAGATAATTGTACACAAGATTATACATTAACCGAACCAATGATTGCCCATGCAATCTCTATTCCATTCGGTCTGACACACCCAACACCAATGATAACCACATCCTGCTCTGGTGCAAACCATGTGCATACATCCACCTTAAACACAATATTTcaatacatattaaaatataaaatt
Protein-coding regions in this window:
- the byn gene encoding T-domain transcriptional activator brachyenteron isoform X1 — protein: MQPAPATPGSPARSSCCEREREREAHEERERDRNNRIGRQNRGTPEEDREEQNEDRMVVSGQNLAGMTVSGNQGLPLSLSLEDRDLWTKFQCLTNEMIVTKNGRRMFPVVKVVARGLEPKAMYTLLLEFVQVDPHRWKYVNGEWVPGGKAEVAPPNPIYIHPESPNFGSHWMKEAVSFAKVKLTNKSNGNGQIMLNSLHKYEPRVHLVRVDAVEQRTVLTYRYPETQFIAVTAYQNEEVTNLKIKYNPFAKAFLDAKERPADPQTYPQYTGAWFLPQPTMGYEYNTAIAAAQNQASVTVNNHLSNPCTVSTAGHRNTCRSTPYTLRHKYIQDAYVATPGWSPRSPESLQNLNPACLPASQEWPTSPSPSPTSSSHSVFSRGVVGTASPTTATGCTLYVPSNLSSVPQEHSHCTDTSAWIHPTALSEQQQQQQQSYLNLNLHLHHQMSSYASIPHTGLHHSLHPNGTDAVPPVDEYVVHEYHASPVQSTTPDRHPQHHHSQMLHLQPIQQTGTVSPVSVEYDAPPKDHHISVNYSDQNTDTLNDVQSDENRRYLTTVIDRHHRQDSDIAANDHQTTAWTPLTPPPAPQTTAI
- the byn gene encoding T-domain transcriptional activator brachyenteron isoform X2 yields the protein MQPAPATPGSPARSSCCEREREREAHEERERDRNNRIGRQNRGTPEEDREEQNEDRMVVSGQNLAGMTVSGNQGLPLSLSLEDRDLWTKFQCLTNEMIVTKNGRWKYVNGEWVPGGKAEVAPPNPIYIHPESPNFGSHWMKEAVSFAKVKLTNKSNGNGQIMLNSLHKYEPRVHLVRVDAVEQRTVLTYRYPETQFIAVTAYQNEEVTNLKIKYNPFAKAFLDAKERPADPQTYPQYTGAWFLPQPTMGYEYNTAIAAAQNQASVTVNNHLSNPCTVSTAGHRNTCRSTPYTLRHKYIQDAYVATPGWSPRSPESLQNLNPACLPASQEWPTSPSPSPTSSSHSVFSRGVVGTASPTTATGCTLYVPSNLSSVPQEHSHCTDTSAWIHPTALSEQQQQQQQSYLNLNLHLHHQMSSYASIPHTGLHHSLHPNGTDAVPPVDEYVVHEYHASPVQSTTPDRHPQHHHSQMLHLQPIQQTGTVSPVSVEYDAPPKDHHISVNYSDQNTDTLNDVQSDENRRYLTTVIDRHHRQDSDIAANDHQTTAWTPLTPPPAPQTTAI
- the byn gene encoding T-domain transcriptional activator brachyenteron isoform X3 is translated as MFPVVKVVARGLEPKAMYTLLLEFVQVDPHRWKYVNGEWVPGGKAEVAPPNPIYIHPESPNFGSHWMKEAVSFAKVKLTNKSNGNGQIMLNSLHKYEPRVHLVRVDAVEQRTVLTYRYPETQFIAVTAYQNEEVTNLKIKYNPFAKAFLDAKERPADPQTYPQYTGAWFLPQPTMGYEYNTAIAAAQNQASVTVNNHLSNPCTVSTAGHRNTCRSTPYTLRHKYIQDAYVATPGWSPRSPESLQNLNPACLPASQEWPTSPSPSPTSSSHSVFSRGVVGTASPTTATGCTLYVPSNLSSVPQEHSHCTDTSAWIHPTALSEQQQQQQQSYLNLNLHLHHQMSSYASIPHTGLHHSLHPNGTDAVPPVDEYVVHEYHASPVQSTTPDRHPQHHHSQMLHLQPIQQTGTVSPVSVEYDAPPKDHHISVNYSDQNTDTLNDVQSDENRRYLTTVIDRHHRQDSDIAANDHQTTAWTPLTPPPAPQTTAI